The sequence CGGCGGACATCGGCCGATTCCTCCGAACTCAGCGAGGAATTGAGCGCCGCGGCCTCGACGCCGGCTTGCCTGAGCGCTTCGACCTGGTCCCGCATCAGGGCGATCAGCGGCGAAATGACGATGCCGACCCCGGGTCGGCAGATGGCTGGGATTTGGTAGCACATGGACTTGCCGGCGCCCGTGGGGAACAGCACCACGGCATCGCCGCCACCCACGACGTGCTCGACCACGTCGGCCTGCTGGCCGCGAAAGCTCTGATGGCCGAAAACGTCGCGCAGCACCGTCAGCGCATCGCGCGGCATGGCCGTCGCGCCGCTGGTGAAAAGATCCCATGCCGATTCTAGCGTGCTCACTCCGCCCTTGAATCACAGGCGCGGGGTGAGCCGCAAGGACGGGCGCAGGCTTGTGAACCGCTCAGACGTAGCCGAGGGCGGTAAACTGCTGTTCGAACCACCACCAGCCGCCCGCCGACAGCGCCGCCGCGATGGCAAAGGCGATCCAGCCGGCCATGGTGAAATTCTTGCGCTCTGCATTGCGGTATTCGAACCGCTCGCCAAACAGCAGAAAAGCCAGGCCAAAGACCAGGCAGAACGGCACCAGGATGAAGATCTTGGTCGAATATGAAATTTCGGCGGCCCCGGCCTGCGCATCGCGCAGCGGCCCCAGGACGAAGAACCAACCCAGCGCCGCGCCCCCGACCATGAAGGCAATACCGGCCAGCCGCAGCTTAATGTCTTGTGCCATTCCGCTCCCCCAAAGCGTGCTCACCCCGCCATGGAGCATGGGGCGGGGTGAGCCGCAAGACGGCACAAATCAGTCGTCGGCGCTATCCACCGACGATTTCGCCGCCATTGGGATGCAGCACCTGGCCGGACAGGTAGGAACTTTCCTCGCAGGCCAGGAACAGGTGGCAGGTGGCCACTTCATTGGGCTGGCCGGCCCGCTTCATCGGCTGGGTCGAGCCGAATTCTGCAACCTTGTCGGCCGGGAAGGTTGCCGGGATAAGCGGGGTCCAGATCGGTCCGGGCGCCACCGCGTTCACGCGGATGCCCTTTTCAGCGAGACTGCCGGCAAGCGAGCGCGTGAAGGCGACTATGGCGCCCTTGGTCGAGGAATAGTCGAGCAGCTGCGGCGAACCGCGATAGGCGGTGACCGAGGTTGTGTTGACGATCGAGGCGCCGGACTTGAGATGCGGCATGGCGGCCTGAGTCAGGTAGAAATAGCCAAAGAGGTTGGTCTGAAACGTCTTCTGCAGTTGCTCGGGCGAGATGTCGGTAATGTCGTCCTGCGGATGCTGCTCAGCGGCATTGTTGACCAGGACGTCCAGCTTGCCGCACTCCTCGATGGTCTTGCCGACGACATTGTCACAGAACGTCTTGTCGCCGACATCACCGCGCAGCAGCAGTGCCTGCTTGCCCTCGGCCTTGACGGCGGCGGCGGTGATCTTGGCGTCCTCGGTTTCCTCGAGGTAGACCAATGCGACCTCGGCGCCTTCGCGGGCGAACAGCACCGCACAGGCCCGGCCGATCCCGCTGTCGCCGCCGGTGATGATGGCCACCTTGCCGGCCAGCCGGCCATTGCCCTGAAATTTGGGCATATAGTCGGGCTTGGGATGCATCTCGGTTTCGCGCCCGGGCTGGTGATCCTGCTCTTGGGGCGGGTTGATCTTCTTGGCTGCTGAACCGGCCATGGATTTGCTCCTAATGTGCGTGATGTTCGGCGTTGCGCTTGCGGGTGGCAGCGGCCTTCTTAGCCGAGGCCGAGCGTTCGGCTGCCGAACGGCTGGCGCTGGCCTTGCCGCCCTTTTCGCCGCCCTTGTGGGAGGCGGGATGGCCGGTATCCTTGCCGCGACCGGAGCCGGACTTCTTGCCGCCGCCGTCGTCCTTGTTGACCGTGGCCCAGGCGCGAGCCTCGGCCTCCTTGTGAGACACACCCTTGGCCTCATAGCCTTCTTCGATATGTTCGGCCTTGCGCTTCTGCTTGTCGGTGTAAGCGGATTTATCGCCCTGGGGCATCGGACCTCTCCTTTGAACAGATGAGGTCCGCGCGGGTGGGACAAGGGCTCGGCTGCCGCTTCGTTGGCCGGACCGGGAAACCGGAAAAACCAGTCCGTTCCCTATACCACCGTGTCCGGTTGACGCGCGCCGGACCTCTTGGAGGCAATCGTTCAGGCGGGGGATGGTTCCTTCACAGTCGGCGGGCCGCCAGTCGCTAGCGCAGCGGCTTGCTCAGGAAGGGCGAGCCGCGGCGGACGAAGCGCCAGGGAGTGTCGACGCCCTTGGTGATGCCGATGCGGGGTCCGGTGGCGATGTCGTGGCTGCTATCCGATGGCAGCAAGGTGAACGGGGTCGCGTCGAGCGACAGGCCATTGTGCTGGATCGTCACACCAAGCGCCTGACACAGCTTGCCAGGGCCAGAACAGAGCTGGTGCTCGGGCATGCCGCCACGCCGCTCCTGCATCTCGGCCAGGCCATGCAGCGGCTCCAGGGCCCGGATCAGCACGGCGCTGCCGGGCTGGCAGACAAAGTTGAGGCACCAGTGGATGCCGTAGATCTTGTAGACATAGGCGTGGCCGGGTGGACCGAACATGGCCGCATTGCGCGGCGTCGGGCCCCGGAAGCTGTGAGAAGCCGGATCGGTCTGGTCATAGGCTTCCACCTCGACCAGCGGACCACCGACGCCATCGACCAACAGGGTGACGCCGATGAGATCGCGTGCGACATCCGGGGCGGGACGGTCGAAGAAGGTGGGGGAGAGCATCGATGCCAACAGCGGACCTCTTGGCGGGGTCTGGTGCCGCCCCACCCACCGGCCGTCACCCTCGGGCCTGACCCGAGGGCTCTTCACTTACTGCCCGTGGTAGGAAGTACAGGGCCCTCGGGTCAAGCCCGGGGGTGACGACCGAGTTTTGCAAGGCCGCAGTGCTAAGCACTTTGCCTTCAGTCCACCCTGCCCCGCGCCGCCACCGCCACGGTCTCGACCAGTTGCCCACCACGCACCAGGTGCACGTGATCAAACAGGTTGGTCACCGGGCAGCAGTGGTTGGGGATGATGGCGATCTGCTCGCCGATGACTGGCCCGCCATCGGCACAGCCCGAAACGTCGAGCGTGCCATGCTCCTCGCTCAGGCCCACGATCTTGGCGTCAGGATAGGCGGGAATGTAGCCATGGCCGACAAGGCCCAGCAGGTCGCTGGTCAGTGCCTTGCTGCCGGCATCGATGATGGCTCGGCCGGGGGTCGGATGGCTCACCACCGTGGCGAGCACGGTGAGCGCGCAATCGTCGTAGCTTGCCGCCCCGGCCGCCACCTGGGAGCGGTCCATGTAGATATAGGTGCCCGGGCGATACTCGGTGGCCACGCCCGCCTCGTCGGCATGCCAGATATCGGGCGTGCCGCCGGTGGTGATGATCGGCACAGCAATGCCCGAGGCCTCAAACAGCGCCTTGGCCTCGGCCAGCCATTGGGCGGCGGCCTTGTATTTTCCGGCCGCCGGATAGGTCATCAGCCCGAAAAATTCGAGGCCGGGGGAAGCGATGATAGTTTGCGCCAAAGCCAAGGCGGCCCCAGGCGACTGCACGCCGCAGCGGCCCATGCCGGTGTCGCATTCGACCAAAACGCCGAGCGGCTTGCCACCGGCAAAAGTCGCCGAAAGCCCGGCCACGCATTCGGCACTGTCGGCCACCACGCGGATGGTCACGCGCTCGTTGAGCGCCCTGAGCCGCTGGAGCTTGGCCGCGCCGATGATGTTGAAGGTCAGCAGCATGTCGGTGATCCCGGCATCGGCCATCACCTCGGCCTCGCCCAGCTTCTGTACGGTGATACCGACGGCGCCCAGGTCGATCGCCGCCTGGGCAAAGCGCGGCAGCTTGTGGGTCTTGATATGCGGTCGCAACTTGAGGCCGGCCCCGTCGGCAAAGGCCTGGGCTTTGCGCAGATTGGCCTCGGCGCGATCGAGGTCGATCAGGACGGCAGGCGTATCGAGCTCGGTAATGACAGTCATTTGCCCCTCAGGACTTCGTCGACGAAACGCAGGTTGCCAGCGGTAAGCCCAGCGTCGACCGGAAGCACCGTGCCGGTAATGCCGGATGCCGCGTCGGAACAGTAGAACACCGCCGCGTTGGCGACCTCCTCCGGCAGGACCATGCGGCCCAACGGGTAGTGCGGCAGCACATTGTCGAGCAGGCTAGGATCGGCGGCAAGGCGATGGTCCCAGGCTGGGGTACGGACCGAGCCGGGGCAGATCACGTTAGCGCGCACGCCCTGACCGCCCCGCTCGACGGCGATAGCCTTGGCATAGGCGACCAGGCCCGCCTTGGCTGCCGAATAGGCCGGGTTGCCGAAATGGGCCAGCGCATTGACCGATGAGATGAAGACCAGAGTCCCCCGGCCCCGCTCGGCCATGGCGGACACGATTGGGTCGGTCATGGCATAGGCGCCATTGAGGTTGATTGATAGCTCTGAGGCCCAGATATCGTCATCGACCTGGCCGAGGTGCTCGGCCCGGGTGAAGCCGGCATTGGAGACGACGGCGTCCGGAGCGCCGTGCTCGCTGAGATAGCGTTCGACGGCCGCGCGGGTCGCCTTTGGATCGGCCTGGTCGAACAGGACCTGCCCGGCAAGGTCCAGGCCCTCCAGCATGCTGGCTTCCCGATCGGCGCCGACGACGCTGGCGCCCGCTTCGCGGAACGCGTTGATCAGCGACCGGCCGATGCCGCCGCCGGCGCCGGAGATCAGCACCGTCTTGCCGTCGAGGCGGAAGGGCGAGGTCATGTCAGGGTCCCTTATACGCCACGCACTCGATCTCGACCTTGCAGTCGACCATCATGTGGCTCTGTACGCAGGCGCGGGCCGGCGGGTTGTCGCCGAAATAGCTTTTATAAACAGCGTTGAAGCTCCAGAAGTCGCGGGGGTCGTCGAGCCAGACGCCGCAGCGGACGACGTGTTCGAGGCCGTAGCCGGCTTCTTCGAGGATGGCGACGAGATTCTTGATAGTCAGGTGGGTCTGCTCGACAATGCCAACCCCTTGAATTTCCCCGTCTTTCATCGCCACCTGGCCGGAAACGAAGAGGAAGCCACCGGCTTCGACGGCGCGGGCGAAGGGGAGGTTCTGGCCACCAGCACCGGACTTCTCGGCTCCATAGCGCTTGATCGGCATTTTCGGTCCTTCTGAAAGTGAATTTCGTTTGTCTGCACATTAGCGCGCAAAAATCGCCATTTCATCGACAATTCTGGCCAGAAATGTAAATTTCTTACGTGATTGGCGTCATTACCCTATGCTAGCTTGATCCGGCGGCGTGACCAGCATGCTGCCAGCTTTCTTGCCCTTTTCTGCAGGTTTTCTCGTGCGCGTCTTCACCGCAGCCCTGGCCACCGAGACCAACACGTTTTCGCCGATCGCCATCGACCGGCGCGCCTTCGAGGCATCGCTCTATGCGCGACCCGGCGAGCATCCGGCGACGCCGACATTGTGCACCGCGCCGATCACGGTGGGCCGCGAAGTCTGCGCGCGGGAGGGCTGGGAGCTGATCGAGGGCAGCGCCAGCTGGGCCGACCCGGCCGGCCTGGTGGCGCGAGCGACTTACGAAGAGCTGCGCGACGAGATTCTTGAGCAGTTGCGGGCCGCCATGCCGGTCGATGGCGTGGTGCTGGGGCTGCATGGCGCCATGGTTACGCAGGGATATGACGACCCCGAGGGCGACCTGCTGAGCCGGGTGCGCGAGATCGTGGGACCGGACGTGCTGGTCTGTGCCGAGCTCGATCCGCATAGCCACCTGACGGCCAAGCGCGTGGCGGCGGCCAACTTCTTCGTGGTGTTCAAGGAATTTCCCCATACCGACTTCGTCGACCGGGCGCGCGACCTGTGGTCGATCGCGGTGCGGACGCTCAAGGGCGAGATCAAGCCGGTCATGTCGGTCTTCGACTGCCGGATGATTGACGTGTTCCCGACGTCCAAGCAGCCGATGCGGGGCTTTGTCGACAAGCTGTATGCGCTCGAAAAGTCCCAGCCCGGTCTGCTGTCCCTGTCGGTCATCCATGGCTTCATGGCCGGCGACGTGCCGGAATTGGGCACCAAGGTCATCGCGGTGACCGATGGCGACGCGGCGCAGGGCGCGGCGCTGGCTGAGGCGCTGGGGCGCGAACTGTTTGCCATGCGCGGTACCTTCATGGTGACCCAGGTGGACGAGACGGTTGCGGTCGACGCCGCCATCGCCGCACCACGGGGGCCGGTGGTGATTGCCGATGTGTGGGACAATCCCGGTGGCGGCACGGCGGGGGACGCGACGGTGATCCTGGCCGAACTGATCGCCCGGGGGGTGACCGATGTGGCGGTTGGTACCATCTGGGATCCGATCGCGGTGCAGATCTGCTTTGCTGCCGGCGAGGGCGCCGTCATCCCACTGCGTTTCGGTGCCAAATCGGCGCCGCATACGGGCAACCCGATCGACAAATTGGTGACGGTGCGGCGCTTGGTGCAAAACGCCGAAATGCGGTTCGGCGAGAGCTTCGCCCCGTTTGGCGACGCGGCCTGGATCAGCTTCGACGGGATCGACGTGATCCTCAATTCCACGCGGGCGCAGAGTTTTGATCCGAGCCTGTTTTCGGCGCTGGGGATCGAGCCGAGATCGCGGAAGATCCTGCTGATCAAGTCGACGAACCACTTCTACGACAGTTTCAGCAAGATCGCGTCGGAGATCGTCTATTGCTCGGCGGGCAGGCCGTATCCGAACCGGCCGGCCGAGACGGAGTACAAGAAGGCGCGGCGGGATATCTGGCCGATGGTGGAGAATCCGTGGGGGTAGTGGGGCGCAGGGCGGTGCCGCCCGTTCCTCCCCCGCTTGCGGGGGAGGGGGACCGCCGATAGGCGGTGGAGGGGGGTGCCGCTTGCGCTGCGCATGCCCCAGCCATTGTCCGGTGCGTGGGGCTCCCCTCTCCACCACGCTACGCGTGGTCCCCCTCTCCCGCAGGCGGGAGAGGAAACGCCGGCCACATATCGTGTCAGTCCGCCGCCCAGTTGCCATACATGATCGGCATGGTGCCCACGAGCGCCCTAAACCGCTCCCAGCTCTTGCGTTCGGGCAAAGTCCAGGCGGATTCGGCGATGGCCGATAGCCTGGGGAAGACCAGGCGGTCGAAGATGGCACGGTCGGTCATGGACTCGGACCAGATGCAGGCCTGGATGCCAAGCAGGTGCTTGAGGCCATTCTCGGACATGCCCTCGCGGCTCTCGAACTCATAGGTTTCCTGCGGGCCCGACCAGCCGGCCCAGCCGGCGCCGGGCTCGGCCCAGGCCACGCCATTGGCCATGTCGAGATAGTAGCGCTGGCCGGGGGAGACGACGATGTCGTAGCCGCGCTCGGCCAGGGCAGCGTTGATCTCGACATTGCGCCAGCCGATGACGAAGCTCTTGTCCTTGTCGACGGCATCGCCATGGGCTGCCTCTTCCCAGCCGCCGGTGATGGCGCCCTTGCTGGCAATGTATTTGTGGACGCGGCGGATGAACTCGGCCTGGATGACCGCCGTGGGCGAGCCCTCGATCTCGTCGGCGCCATGATGGTTGCCGAGCTGGTTGTACTGCGCCTCATGCTTCCGGCGCATTTCGGGGCCGGCCAGCCGCTCGATCATGTCGAGGGCCAGCGGCGAGCCGGACCAGGCCGCCAGCGGCACCTCGTCGGCGCCGAGGTGAAAGACGCCAGCCGGGAACAGCTCGAGCATTTCGTCGATAACGGTTTCGACGAACTTGTAGACCGGCTCATGGGCCGGGTTGAGGCTGTTATTGGGGAAGCCCTGCACCGACTGGTATTCGCCGGTTTCGTTGGGGTCGCGCAGTTCCGGCACGGACTGGAGGGCAGCGTAGAAATGACCCGGCATGTCGATTTCGGGGATGACTGCGATGGCGAGATCGTCGGCCAGGGCGACGATTTCGCGGATCACTGCCTTGGAATAATAGCCGCCCGTCGGATGCGGCCCCGAGCCCAGCAATGGCGGCAGCGCCTTGCCATGGCCGCGCCAGGCGCCGATCTCGGTCAACGCAGGATAGGCATCGATCTCCACGCGCCAGGCCTCGTCCTCGCTCAGATGCCAGTGGAACTTGTTGAGCTTGTTCCAGGACATGAGCTTGAGAAGGCGGCTGACTTC comes from Devosia oryziradicis and encodes:
- a CDS encoding DNA-3-methyladenine glycosylase, with the translated sequence MLSPTFFDRPAPDVARDLIGVTLLVDGVGGPLVEVEAYDQTDPASHSFRGPTPRNAAMFGPPGHAYVYKIYGIHWCLNFVCQPGSAVLIRALEPLHGLAEMQERRGGMPEHQLCSGPGKLCQALGVTIQHNGLSLDATPFTLLPSDSSHDIATGPRIGITKGVDTPWRFVRRGSPFLSKPLR
- a CDS encoding SDR family oxidoreductase — translated: MTSPFRLDGKTVLISGAGGGIGRSLINAFREAGASVVGADREASMLEGLDLAGQVLFDQADPKATRAAVERYLSEHGAPDAVVSNAGFTRAEHLGQVDDDIWASELSINLNGAYAMTDPIVSAMAERGRGTLVFISSVNALAHFGNPAYSAAKAGLVAYAKAIAVERGGQGVRANVICPGSVRTPAWDHRLAADPSLLDNVLPHYPLGRMVLPEEVANAAVFYCSDAASGITGTVLPVDAGLTAGNLRFVDEVLRGK
- a CDS encoding plasmid stabilization protein is translated as MPQGDKSAYTDKQKRKAEHIEEGYEAKGVSHKEAEARAWATVNKDDGGGKKSGSGRGKDTGHPASHKGGEKGGKASASRSAAERSASAKKAAATRKRNAEHHAH
- a CDS encoding M81 family metallopeptidase, producing MRVFTAALATETNTFSPIAIDRRAFEASLYARPGEHPATPTLCTAPITVGREVCAREGWELIEGSASWADPAGLVARATYEELRDEILEQLRAAMPVDGVVLGLHGAMVTQGYDDPEGDLLSRVREIVGPDVLVCAELDPHSHLTAKRVAAANFFVVFKEFPHTDFVDRARDLWSIAVRTLKGEIKPVMSVFDCRMIDVFPTSKQPMRGFVDKLYALEKSQPGLLSLSVIHGFMAGDVPELGTKVIAVTDGDAAQGAALAEALGRELFAMRGTFMVTQVDETVAVDAAIAAPRGPVVIADVWDNPGGGTAGDATVILAELIARGVTDVAVGTIWDPIAVQICFAAGEGAVIPLRFGAKSAPHTGNPIDKLVTVRRLVQNAEMRFGESFAPFGDAAWISFDGIDVILNSTRAQSFDPSLFSALGIEPRSRKILLIKSTNHFYDSFSKIASEIVYCSAGRPYPNRPAETEYKKARRDIWPMVENPWG
- a CDS encoding RidA family protein; this encodes MPIKRYGAEKSGAGGQNLPFARAVEAGGFLFVSGQVAMKDGEIQGVGIVEQTHLTIKNLVAILEEAGYGLEHVVRCGVWLDDPRDFWSFNAVYKSYFGDNPPARACVQSHMMVDCKVEIECVAYKGP
- a CDS encoding D-TA family PLP-dependent enzyme, giving the protein MTVITELDTPAVLIDLDRAEANLRKAQAFADGAGLKLRPHIKTHKLPRFAQAAIDLGAVGITVQKLGEAEVMADAGITDMLLTFNIIGAAKLQRLRALNERVTIRVVADSAECVAGLSATFAGGKPLGVLVECDTGMGRCGVQSPGAALALAQTIIASPGLEFFGLMTYPAAGKYKAAAQWLAEAKALFEASGIAVPIITTGGTPDIWHADEAGVATEYRPGTYIYMDRSQVAAGAASYDDCALTVLATVVSHPTPGRAIIDAGSKALTSDLLGLVGHGYIPAYPDAKIVGLSEEHGTLDVSGCADGGPVIGEQIAIIPNHCCPVTNLFDHVHLVRGGQLVETVAVAARGRVD
- a CDS encoding beta-N-acetylhexosaminidase codes for the protein MTTSFSLVTTWTPATDDAPLGYGIELTNTGDVPVSNFRLGFSGPARIDPHATLENGKLLKRLSNHTLIAPPDGFVLQPGETWISTARGLSYGLRHWSDGANSGYVELNDGTIVTLATAPTRAKGHNSPLLKGAARFPVPAKAPVPVSIIPWPKSVDTTGARTAPPGLDLKPVGHDARRAASAFANLVADLFPVEGLVRPASEAGLQVTIRHRDGMAAEAYEIQFASDALVVEATTRQGMFYGLVTLGHILRGAKQYPQTFIFPSGGTITDEPGLRYRGCHLDVARQFYSGAEVSRLLKLMSWNKLNKFHWHLSEDEAWRVEIDAYPALTEIGAWRGHGKALPPLLGSGPHPTGGYYSKAVIREIVALADDLAIAVIPEIDMPGHFYAALQSVPELRDPNETGEYQSVQGFPNNSLNPAHEPVYKFVETVIDEMLELFPAGVFHLGADEVPLAAWSGSPLALDMIERLAGPEMRRKHEAQYNQLGNHHGADEIEGSPTAVIQAEFIRRVHKYIASKGAITGGWEEAAHGDAVDKDKSFVIGWRNVEINAALAERGYDIVVSPGQRYYLDMANGVAWAEPGAGWAGWSGPQETYEFESREGMSENGLKHLLGIQACIWSESMTDRAIFDRLVFPRLSAIAESAWTLPERKSWERFRALVGTMPIMYGNWAAD
- a CDS encoding SDR family oxidoreductase; this translates as MAGSAAKKINPPQEQDHQPGRETEMHPKPDYMPKFQGNGRLAGKVAIITGGDSGIGRACAVLFAREGAEVALVYLEETEDAKITAAAVKAEGKQALLLRGDVGDKTFCDNVVGKTIEECGKLDVLVNNAAEQHPQDDITDISPEQLQKTFQTNLFGYFYLTQAAMPHLKSGASIVNTTSVTAYRGSPQLLDYSSTKGAIVAFTRSLAGSLAEKGIRVNAVAPGPIWTPLIPATFPADKVAEFGSTQPMKRAGQPNEVATCHLFLACEESSYLSGQVLHPNGGEIVGG